The Pseudomonadota bacterium genome segment ATCACGATTGAAGTGATCCAATCTATCGGTATGTCTAAGAAAGCAAAAGACGGTCTTAAAGTACTTGGTACTGGCGAACTGAAAACAGCACTTACTATTGAAGCTGCTGGTGCTTCTAAGTCAGCGATGGAAAAAGTATCTAAAGCTGGCGGTACTCTTACTGTTGCGGAAGTGAAGGAAAACCCTCGCAAGCTTCCTAAGAAAGAGACAGCTGCTAAAGCTAAGAAATAAGTACTTTCGGGGCAGGGGAGTTATCCTCCGCCCCGTTTTGCTTGTGTGAGGCCTAAGAGGACAGGCCGCATTCAAGAATTTCCTCTCGTTTTTAAAAAGAAACAAAACCAAACACTTAAGTTTGGGATAATAGAATAAAGGACCTCTATAAGATGGCAAATCGCGCGGGGCAACCAAATCAGGCGCAACTGGCTTCAATGCTGGCTGGCGCAACTGAGCTAAAATCACGAATTCTTTTTGTACTAGGTATTTTGATTGTATATCGCCTAGGTACACACATTCCACTTCCAGGTATTGACGCATACGCACTGGCACAGTATCAAAGCCAGCTTCAGAACGGTGTTCTGGGTATGTTTAACATGTTTACTGGTGGTGCATTTGCACGTATGTCGGTGTTCGCACTTAACGTGATGCCTTACATTACGGCTTCTATTATTATGCAACTTATGACAACAGTTTCTCCAAAGCTTGCTGAGCTGAAGAAAGAAGGCGAAACAGGCCGTCGTAAGATTAACCAATACACACGTTACTTCACGCTTATCCTAGCGCTTGTACAAGGTTTCGGTCTTGCTGCAGGTATGGAAGGCGCAACTGTGCAGGTTGCAAACGAGTCTATGAACGTTGTTGCAAACGGCGGCATGATGTTCCGCCTGCAAACAGCTCTCACACTGATGACGGGTACAATGTTTGTGATGTGGCTCGGTGAGCAGATCAATAGCCGTGGTATTGGTAACGGTATTTCTATCATTATTTTTGCAGGTATTGTGGCTGAACTTCCACGTGCTCTGTTCCAAACATTTGAGCTTGCGAGTGCTGGTTCGCTAAGCCCTCTAATGGTGGGTGGTATCTTCGCTCTTGTTATTCTTGTCATGGGCTTTGTGGTGTTTGTTGAAACAGCAATGCGTAAAGTGCCAATTCAATACCCGAAACGCCAAATGATTGGGGGTATGACTGGCGGTACTCCAGAAGTAAGCCACATGCCAATGAAGCTAAACACAGCAGGTGTGATCCCAGCGATTTTCGCAAGCTCACTTCTTCTGCTGCCAATGAGTGTTGCTAACTTTAACCCAGAAGCGCCTTGGGCACAGTGGGTTGGTGTATGGTTTGCACCAGGTAAGCCTCTATGGACAGCCTTCTTTGTAGCGCTGATTGTGTTCTTCTGCTTCTTCTACACAGCGATTGTGTTTAACCCAGATGATACCGCTGATAACCTGAAGAAGAGCGGCGGCTTTATTCCAGGTATCCGCCCAGGTAAGAGTACTGCTGTTTACCTAGACTTCATGATGACACGTCTAACAGTTATTGGTGCCGCTTACATGTCATTTGTATGTGTGCTTCCTGAGATCATTAACAGCCAGCTGACTGTACCGTTCTACCTTGGTGGTACAAGCATCCTGATTGTTGTGTCAGTCACAATTGACCTGATCACACGTGTTCAGTCTCACTTGATCGCTCAGCGTTACGAGAGCCTTCTGAAGAAATCTCCACTTGCTGGCCGTAAAGCTAAAGGAACAGCATGATGATTCTTATTCTACTTGGCCCTCCAGGGGCAGGCAAAGGGACTCAGGCACACCGCCTGAGTACCATGCTGAATGTACCAACTCTTTCAACAGGTGATATGCTACGTGACGCTATGGCGGCAGGTACTGAGCTTGGTAAAAAAGTGAAAGAGGTTATGGACTCTGGTAACCTTGTAGCAGACGAAGATGTAATTGCACTTGTTGAAGAGCGTACACGTGCAGCAGACTGTCAGAATGGTTTTATTCTGGATGGTTTCCCACGTACTGTGGCTCAAGCAGACGCCCTTGGTGAAATGCTTGGTCGTCGCGATCTAACGCTTGATCACGTGATTAACTTTGATGTGGCTGATGACGAGATTGTTCGTCGTAAGGGTGGTCGTCTCACGGCACCTAAATCTAAGCGCATCTACCACGTAGAATTCAACCCGCCTAAAGTGGCTGGTAAGTGTGACGAGTCTGGTGAAGATCTTGTACAGCGTGAAGACGATAAAGAAGACGTGGTACGCCACCGTCTAAATGTCTACCGTGAGCAAACAATGCCACTCATCAACTACTACGATGAAAAAGGCTTACTGATTCGGGTGAATGGTGCTGAAAGTGTAGAAACTGTAAGTGAAAACCTTGCAAAAGCACTTGGCGTACCTTATAAACAGTCAGCGTAAACGAATATTTAAACAACTAGGAGAAGACCCTTGGCCAAAAACGATGTAATTGAACTCGACGGAACTGTAGTAGATACGCTACCGAACACAATGTTCAAAGTGAAGCTCGAGAACGGTCACGAAATCCTTGCGCATATTTCTGGTAAAATGCGTCAGTTTAACATTCGTATTCTTGCTGGTGATACTGTAACGGTTGAAATGACACCTTACGACCTAACAAAAGGCCGTATCACTTACCGTAAGAAGTAAGTACACTGATTACAAAAAGCCCCCTCAAGAGAGGGGGCTTTGATTTTTTATCAGAGAATCTTAAATAACCCCTTGCAATTTATACCTACATCGCTTATACAAGGCACACACAGCCTCTGTTTTGGCAATAAGCCCCAAGCGTCAAGTGGGCATCAGGTTTAACATAACCGCCATTTTACTTCGGTAAAAAGGAATCTGGCCTGGTAAGACGCAACGACAAACGTATAGTTTCGTGGTTTTTTTGTATGTGTATATAGAAAAACCCTTAAAAGAAAGCCTAAGGCGCCTAGCGATTTGGTTAGATGCACTAGATAACCGCCTTAGACACATGAGAAAGGAAAGAACGATGAAAGTACGTTCATCACTAGGAAGCCGTAAGACTCGTAGCCGCACAACTCAGGTTGTTAAGCGTCGTGGTCGTATTTATGTACTCGACAAAATGAACCCACGCAACAAAGTGCGTATCGGTTTCAAGCGTCGCGGCTAATTTAAAGAATTTAGGTAAACAAGGAGAGAACCAGTGGCTCGTATTGCCGGTGTAAACATTCCAACAGATAAGCAAGTGTGGGTCGCTCTGACTTACATTTACGGTATTGGTAACGTAAAGTCTCGTCAGATCCTAGCAGAAGCTAAGGTGAAAGAAGACACACGCGTAAACAAACTTACTGAAGCAGAAGTAGCGAAAATTCGTGAACTTGTGGAAACAAAGAATCTTGTAGAAGGTGATCTGCGTCGTCAGGTTGCTCTTAACATTAAGCGTCTTATGGACCTAGGTTGCTACCGTGGTCTACGCCACCGTCGTGGTCTGCCAGTTCGTGGCCAGAGCACAAAGACAAATGCACGTACGCGTAAAGGCCCTCGTACAGGCGTTGTAAAGAGAAAGTAGAGACACATGGCTAAACAACTTCGTACAAAGAAAAAAGTTAAAAAGAACATTACAAGCGGTATCGCTCACATTCGTTCTACGTTTAACAACACATCTGTAACTATTACAGACGTACAAGGAAACACAATTTCTTGGTCAACTTCTGGCCAACAGGGTTTCAAAGGATCTCGTAAAGCGACTCCTTTTGCATCACAGCTAACTGCTGAAGATGCGGGCCGTAAGGCTCAAGACCATGGTGTTAAAGTACTTGACGTTGAAGTAAAAGGCCCAGGTTCTGGTCGTGAATCAGCTGTTCGCGCACTACACACACTTGGCTTTGAAATTCAGTCAATCAAGGACGTTACACCTGTACCACACAACGGTTGCCGACCGAAGAAGAAGCGTCGCGTATAATTTTATACGTACCGCCACTTCTTAAACCGAGCTTTAAGATAAATAGTGGAGATAAAAATCATGCAAATTACTGCAAACTGGAAAGAGCTGATTAAACCCAGCAAAGTAGACATCGTAACTCACAAAGATCCTCGCAAGAGCGCAACATTTGTTGTTGAGCCTCTAGAGCGCGGCTTTGGTCACACACTAGGTAACGCACTACGTCGTATCCTACTGTCTAGCCTACAAGGTTCGGCTGTGACACAAATGAAAATTGACGGAGTTCTACATGAATTCTCAACAGTAGCAGGTGTGCGTGAAGATGTAACAGACATCATCTTGAACCTGAAAGCAATGGCGATTGTTTCTCACTCTGATGAGCAAAAAACAATCACATTGAAGAAAAAGGGCCCAGGCGTAGTTACTGCTGGTGACCTTGAAACTGGCCACGACATCGAAGTGATCGATCCAGACCACCACATCGCAACATTGAGCGATGAAGGTGAGCTAAACATGGAACTTACAGTTAACACTGGTAAGGGTTATGTTCCAGCTGCTGAGAACGCTCCAGAAGACCAAGTTATTGGACTTATTCCAATCGACTCTATCTTCTCACCTGTTCGTCGTGTTGCTTTCAAAGTTACTGACGCACGTGTTGGTCAAGCGACTGACTTTAACAAACTAACTATGGAAGTTGAAACAAACGGTGTTGTTGCTCCAGAAGACGCTCTTGCTTACGCAGCGCGTATCCTTCAGGACCAGCTAACAGTGTTCATTAACTTCGAGGAAGTTGTTGAAGAAGAGGAAGCGAAAGAGCCAGAAGTACAGATCAACCCTTACCTACTGATGAAAGTAGATGAGCTTGAGCTATCTGTACGTAGTGCAAACTGCCTGAAGAACGACAACATTGTTTACATTGGTGACCTAGTTCACAAGAGCGAATCTGAAATGCTGAAGACTCCAAACTTCGGTCGTAAGTCTCTAAACGAGATCAAGGACGTTCTTTCAACTATGGGTCTAGGCCTCGGTATGCGTATCGACAACTGGCCACCAGAGAACATTGAAGATTTGGCTAGCCGAATCACAAAAAACTTTAACTAAGCTTAATAGAAGCATTAAGAGAGATAGGGTAAAACTATGAGACACGGTATTGCAGGACGTAAACTGAACCGTACAAGCAGCCACCGCAAGGCACTATTTTGCAACCTTGCAACAAGCCTGCTTGAGCATGAGCAAATCAAAACAACACTTCCAAAGGCTAAAGACCTTCGTAAGGTTGTTGAACCACTCATCACTTACGCGAAAAAAGGTGACCTAGCGTCTCGCCGTCAGGCAGCACGCATCATCAAAGACCCAGCGGTTGTTAAGAAGCTTTTCGATGAAATCGGACCTCGCTTCAAAGACCGTCAGGGTGGTTACACGCGCGTAATGAAGTTTGGCTTCCGTCAAGGTGATGCTGCCCCAATGGCAATCATCGCTCTAACGGACATGGCTGAAGAGAAGCCTGCTAAAGCTGAAAAGCCTAAAACAGAAGCTAAAGACGCAGTCGTTGAAGCTAAAGCTGAAACAACTGAGAAAAAAGCTCCTGCTAAGAAGGCCGCTCCTAAGAAGGAAGCTTCTGAGAAGAAGACTCCTGCTAAAAAGGCGCCAGCTAAAAAAGCAGCTGCTAAAAAAGACGAAGCTGAAAAAGCTGAGTAATCTCTCTCGAGGCTAAGTTAAGTTTAAAAAAGCCCCGCATGTGCGGGGCTTTTTTGTTTGACTATAACTTTCAGCTAAATATAACAAAAGCCCCCCGCATGTAGCAGGGGGCTTTGTTTGGTTGATATGAACTGTTATGCAGCCATATCTTTTTCGATTCTTGCTTGCATACGCTTGTTCTCCGCATCCAGCAGGGTTTTGACGGTGCAGTCAATGTCACCTTTGATCTGCCCGCGTTTGAAGCAAGCATACGCTTGGGTTACGTGCGCCATTTCCGTGTCTTTATTCACACGAATTTTGGCGCCGTAGCCGCAAGTCATGACAACTTCACAGTTGCCTTGCTTGGCCAGCTGGATGGCTGTGGCAGCAGCTTCGCTGATCATGCCGTTGCTGTTCAGCTCGTAGCTAATTTCAGGGTTGTCAGCCATAAAGATATCTCCTCTAGAAAGGCTGTTGAAATGGTACTTCAGAGAACCCATGATGGGTTAACTGTCTCTATATATGGGTATGATGAATCGTTTTTTTCAATAGAAAAGCCCTCAGTGTGCTGCTGAGGGCTTTTAAAGTAGTATTTTCTTATTGGTGGGACTGGTCAAAAACTGAGAACACATTCACAGCAGAGAGAATTTCTTCAATCTCTTTTACAATGTGTTCTACATCCTTGCGGATAGATTGGCTCTTGTAAGACAAGCTAGTGGCTTGAAACATGCCTTTTGCCATTGGGACTGCAAGATAAAGTTTTTTCTCATGAATGAGGAATTCGATCTCTTTAATTTCGCCATCTTGTTTACCACGGTTAGAGCGGAACGATTGGTTCAGGTCATCAAGTTTACTGAGAAGCTCATCAGTTAGGTAAGGGGAGAAAGCGTCTGCATTATCTGAGTAAAGGTTAAACTTGCTTTCAAATACACTATTGTTTGTTTCAAATTTACTTAGGTGCTTGGCGCGTACTTTTTTATGAAGGTTTGTACAGAGTAGCGTAGACGCTGGAGCATTTGGCATATCTGTTGTCAGGTACATACCAGAGAAGATCGTTGTGTTTTTCCCTTTAATAGTACGTTGCTGCCAGAATTTTAGATCACGTTCACCGTGCTTTCCTTCGTATATTTCCATTGTAAAAGACGGGTTTTCTCCACGTGTAAACATACCTTGTGTCTTTAGGGTTTTGTAAAGTGCATGGTCTGAAAACTTCTCCTGTTTAAAGCCAAGCCCTGATTTAAAGATAGTTTCTAACATGTATTTTTTATATTTCCCTGCAACGGAAGTAATTTTAAAGATAGGAGCAATCAACAGAATAAATGGTACGCCAATTACTAGGTGTGAAACATATTGGTGAGAATTTAAGATACTTGTAAATGTATCTGTTAGAGCAACAGGTAATATTGCAAGAACTTCTGGTTTAAACATTGTTCCAAGAACAATGACATGAAGCACTAGCCATAGTGATAATGTAACTTTAAATACCATGAGATATAAATCAAAGCTCTTCTTCATGGTTTCGCGTGTGCGTTCTAAATCTTTAAATGTAGATGTGTCGAGCATCGTATCTGTCCTGTTTTTATTACGTGAAACTAGCATACGGGAAATAGGTGTGAAAATCAGTAGAATAAAACGTAAAAGTTGTGGTTAAACAAAACCATTTTCGTCTTGTATCGCTATTGTTCGTATGGTATACAGTGCGCTGGGCGATACCCTTATTTTTCGGGTATAAGGCAAGGTTTGCCATAGCCCAAAAATAAAAACTTAGTTTTAAGGAATACACACATGACAGTGCAGGTTACACGTCCAGAGCGCAGCGAACTCTTAATGCCAGCGGGCAGTCTTCAGAACATGAAAACAGCCATTCTTTATGGTGCGGATGCCATTTACTGTGGGACACCTGATTTGTCTCTGCGTACTAAGTCTGCGTTTAGCCTTGAAGACCTGATGGAAGGTATCGCGTACGCGCACGAGAACGGCGTACGTGTGTATCTGACCCTTAACCTATACACACACAACAAAGATATTGAAAAGCTGCCTGACTTCCTTGAGACGATTCGTAAAGTGAAGCCAGACGGTGTGATTGTGGCTGACCCAGGTGTATTCCAATACATGAAAGAAAACTGCCCAGAGCTTGAGCGCCATATTTCAACGCAGGCGAACCTATGTTCTTGGCTGTCGGTAAACTACTGGAAAGAGCAGGGCGCATCACTTGCTGTACTGGCGCGTGAAGTGAGCTTTGGTGAGATGGAAGAGATCCGCGAAAAATGCCCAGACATCAAACTTGAAGCCTTTGTACATGGCGCCATGTGCATGAGTTACTCTGGCCGTTGCCTGCTCTCAAACTTTATGAGTGAGCGTGGGGCAAACCAAGGGAACTGCGCACACAGCTGCCGCTGGCACTACAAAGTACACATGAAGATGAAAGATGGTCGTACAGAAGAGCTGATCATCAACGAAGACAACAAGGACATGTTCCAGTTCTTCCTTGAAGAAGAGTTCCGCCCGGGTGACTTGATTCCACTTGAGGAGACTGTAGACGGTACATACTTCATGAACGCAAAAGACATGTGCCTCATGCCAGTGCTTAACGATTACCTGCGTATTGGTGTAGATAGCCTGAAGATTGAAGGTCGTCACAAGAATGAGTTCTACGTGGCAAGTGTTGCCCGTGCTTACCGTAAAGCGATTGATGACTACTACGTGGACCCAGAAGGCTGGGACAGCAAAGCTTACATGGCTGAACTGAATGCTGTACGTAGCCGTGGTTACACGCTCGCTTTCCACAATGGTCGCCTGACAAACCACTCTCAAGACTACGAAACAACGGCGTCTATGGGTGAGTGGAACTTTGGTGGATTTATCCGTGAGTGGGACGGCGATGACATGATCTTTGAAGTGCGTAACACGATTGAAAAGGGTGACGTGATTGAGTTTCTGCCACCAAACAGTAAGCACAACCCAGACCTAGAAGTTGTACGTCTGCGCCTGTATGAGTTTGAGTGCGCAAAAACAGGTAAAATGGTTGAGAAGGTGAACCCAGGTCAAAAATTTGCTCTGCGTATTCCAATCAGTGCCTTCCACCTAGAAGACCCTGAAACCTTCAAACAGCGCCTA includes the following:
- the secY gene encoding preprotein translocase subunit SecY, with translation MANRAGQPNQAQLASMLAGATELKSRILFVLGILIVYRLGTHIPLPGIDAYALAQYQSQLQNGVLGMFNMFTGGAFARMSVFALNVMPYITASIIMQLMTTVSPKLAELKKEGETGRRKINQYTRYFTLILALVQGFGLAAGMEGATVQVANESMNVVANGGMMFRLQTALTLMTGTMFVMWLGEQINSRGIGNGISIIIFAGIVAELPRALFQTFELASAGSLSPLMVGGIFALVILVMGFVVFVETAMRKVPIQYPKRQMIGGMTGGTPEVSHMPMKLNTAGVIPAIFASSLLLLPMSVANFNPEAPWAQWVGVWFAPGKPLWTAFFVALIVFFCFFYTAIVFNPDDTADNLKKSGGFIPGIRPGKSTAVYLDFMMTRLTVIGAAYMSFVCVLPEIINSQLTVPFYLGGTSILIVVSVTIDLITRVQSHLIAQRYESLLKKSPLAGRKAKGTA
- a CDS encoding adenylate kinase → MILILLGPPGAGKGTQAHRLSTMLNVPTLSTGDMLRDAMAAGTELGKKVKEVMDSGNLVADEDVIALVEERTRAADCQNGFILDGFPRTVAQADALGEMLGRRDLTLDHVINFDVADDEIVRRKGGRLTAPKSKRIYHVEFNPPKVAGKCDESGEDLVQREDDKEDVVRHRLNVYREQTMPLINYYDEKGLLIRVNGAESVETVSENLAKALGVPYKQSA
- the infA gene encoding translation initiation factor IF-1, giving the protein MAKNDVIELDGTVVDTLPNTMFKVKLENGHEILAHISGKMRQFNIRILAGDTVTVEMTPYDLTKGRITYRKK
- a CDS encoding ribosomal protein bL36, with translation MKVRSSLGSRKTRSRTTQVVKRRGRIYVLDKMNPRNKVRIGFKRRG
- the rpsM gene encoding 30S ribosomal protein S13 — translated: MARIAGVNIPTDKQVWVALTYIYGIGNVKSRQILAEAKVKEDTRVNKLTEAEVAKIRELVETKNLVEGDLRRQVALNIKRLMDLGCYRGLRHRRGLPVRGQSTKTNARTRKGPRTGVVKRK
- the rpsK gene encoding 30S ribosomal protein S11, with amino-acid sequence MAKQLRTKKKVKKNITSGIAHIRSTFNNTSVTITDVQGNTISWSTSGQQGFKGSRKATPFASQLTAEDAGRKAQDHGVKVLDVEVKGPGSGRESAVRALHTLGFEIQSIKDVTPVPHNGCRPKKKRRV
- a CDS encoding DNA-directed RNA polymerase subunit alpha, which encodes MQITANWKELIKPSKVDIVTHKDPRKSATFVVEPLERGFGHTLGNALRRILLSSLQGSAVTQMKIDGVLHEFSTVAGVREDVTDIILNLKAMAIVSHSDEQKTITLKKKGPGVVTAGDLETGHDIEVIDPDHHIATLSDEGELNMELTVNTGKGYVPAAENAPEDQVIGLIPIDSIFSPVRRVAFKVTDARVGQATDFNKLTMEVETNGVVAPEDALAYAARILQDQLTVFINFEEVVEEEEAKEPEVQINPYLLMKVDELELSVRSANCLKNDNIVYIGDLVHKSESEMLKTPNFGRKSLNEIKDVLSTMGLGLGMRIDNWPPENIEDLASRITKNFN
- a CDS encoding DUF3137 domain-containing protein, with protein sequence MLDTSTFKDLERTRETMKKSFDLYLMVFKVTLSLWLVLHVIVLGTMFKPEVLAILPVALTDTFTSILNSHQYVSHLVIGVPFILLIAPIFKITSVAGKYKKYMLETIFKSGLGFKQEKFSDHALYKTLKTQGMFTRGENPSFTMEIYEGKHGERDLKFWQQRTIKGKNTTIFSGMYLTTDMPNAPASTLLCTNLHKKVRAKHLSKFETNNSVFESKFNLYSDNADAFSPYLTDELLSKLDDLNQSFRSNRGKQDGEIKEIEFLIHEKKLYLAVPMAKGMFQATSLSYKSQSIRKDVEHIVKEIEEILSAVNVFSVFDQSHQ
- a CDS encoding U32 family peptidase, giving the protein MTVQVTRPERSELLMPAGSLQNMKTAILYGADAIYCGTPDLSLRTKSAFSLEDLMEGIAYAHENGVRVYLTLNLYTHNKDIEKLPDFLETIRKVKPDGVIVADPGVFQYMKENCPELERHISTQANLCSWLSVNYWKEQGASLAVLAREVSFGEMEEIREKCPDIKLEAFVHGAMCMSYSGRCLLSNFMSERGANQGNCAHSCRWHYKVHMKMKDGRTEELIINEDNKDMFQFFLEEEFRPGDLIPLEETVDGTYFMNAKDMCLMPVLNDYLRIGVDSLKIEGRHKNEFYVASVARAYRKAIDDYYVDPEGWDSKAYMAELNAVRSRGYTLAFHNGRLTNHSQDYETTASMGEWNFGGFIREWDGDDMIFEVRNTIEKGDVIEFLPPNSKHNPDLEVVRLRLYEFECAKTGKMVEKVNPGQKFALRIPISAFHLEDPETFKQRLPVMTVARTEMISLDNVRRDHVKVRERTHQMESGKISEKVLVQIKHRAEEKRGDQPVRSSSAKPPKKKDEGCCGLGCNGCLMFWNDDKYAKARELLQQKKMGKMLTKEERKVAV